The following proteins come from a genomic window of Thermus sp. LT1-2-5:
- a CDS encoding flavin reductase family protein, translated as MKSYLPQGPIPGFYHYYPGVPAVVGVRLGERVNFCPAVWNTGLSADPPLFGVSLSPKRFTHGLLLKARRFSASFHPYTQAALVQWLGSVSGREVDKGQAPHFQGHTGVPILEGAYAAYELELLEVRTLGDHDLFVGKVVAVWEEEALLDERKRPKPGLALLYYGKGLYGRAGEEAFTP; from the coding sequence GTGAAAAGCTACCTGCCCCAAGGCCCTATTCCCGGCTTTTACCACTACTACCCCGGTGTGCCCGCCGTGGTGGGGGTGCGGCTTGGGGAGCGGGTGAACTTCTGCCCCGCCGTCTGGAACACGGGCCTTTCCGCCGACCCGCCCCTCTTTGGGGTTTCCCTAAGCCCCAAGCGCTTTACCCACGGCCTCCTCCTTAAGGCTAGGCGCTTTTCCGCAAGCTTTCACCCCTACACCCAAGCCGCCTTGGTGCAGTGGTTGGGAAGCGTTTCCGGCCGGGAGGTGGACAAGGGGCAGGCCCCCCACTTCCAGGGCCACACGGGGGTGCCCATCCTGGAAGGGGCCTACGCCGCTTACGAGCTGGAGCTTTTGGAAGTGCGCACCCTCGGCGACCACGACCTTTTCGTGGGGAAGGTGGTGGCGGTGTGGGAGGAAGAAGCGCTTTTGGATGAGAGGAAGCGGCCCAAGCCCGGCCTTGCCCTCCTCTACTACGGCAAGGGGCTTTACGGCCGCGCGGGGGAGGAGGCCTTCACCCCTTGA
- the ricT gene encoding regulatory iron-sulfur-containing complex subunit RicT, translating to MTVGVRFRTPLLRYFAFQGEPPPLEAYVVVRTNRGLEVGKVRTPPRKAREEGEVVRLATKEDLDQAARLRAKAEEAAFYLRARLREERVEAKVLGCDFTLDGRHLLVHYAAAERVNLRRFTRELAGRYDARVEFVAEGPREEAQYLGALGACGMESCCSTWLQGFAQVSIKLARDQQLPLNPEKISGPCGRLLCCLAYEHPVYQELLAELPKRNARACTKAGICGKVQKVNPLKGTVELLLEEGKSLEVSKEDLA from the coding sequence ATGACCGTGGGCGTCCGCTTCCGCACCCCCCTTCTCCGCTACTTCGCCTTCCAGGGGGAGCCCCCGCCCCTGGAGGCGTACGTGGTGGTGCGCACGAATCGGGGCCTCGAGGTGGGCAAGGTGCGCACCCCCCCGCGGAAGGCCCGGGAGGAGGGCGAGGTGGTGCGCCTCGCCACCAAGGAAGACCTGGACCAGGCGGCGCGCCTGCGGGCCAAGGCCGAGGAGGCGGCCTTTTACCTACGGGCCCGGCTTAGGGAAGAGAGGGTGGAGGCCAAGGTCCTGGGGTGCGACTTCACCCTGGACGGCCGCCACCTCCTGGTTCACTACGCTGCGGCGGAGCGGGTGAACCTGCGCCGCTTCACCCGGGAGCTGGCCGGGCGCTATGACGCCCGGGTGGAGTTTGTGGCGGAAGGCCCTCGAGAGGAGGCCCAGTACCTGGGCGCCTTGGGGGCCTGCGGCATGGAGAGCTGTTGCTCCACCTGGCTCCAGGGCTTTGCCCAGGTTTCCATCAAGCTCGCCCGAGACCAGCAACTCCCCCTTAACCCCGAGAAGATCTCGGGGCCCTGCGGGCGGCTTCTTTGCTGCTTGGCCTACGAGCACCCCGTGTACCAGGAGCTTCTGGCCGAGCTTCCCAAAAGGAACGCCCGGGCCTGCACCAAGGCGGGCATCTGCGGTAAGGTGCAGAAGGTGAACCCCTTGAAGGGCACGGTGGAGCTCTTGCTGGAAGAGGGGAAGAGCCTGGAGGTTTCCAAGGAGGACCTGGCGTGA
- a CDS encoding DNA polymerase III subunit delta': MALHAPHPGGVIGHEGILALLPRLAAHTLLFSGPEGVGRRTVARWYALGLNRGFPPPPLAEHPDLLEIGPKERGLRGEREVRLEEVEPLFAWFATHPRERVKVAILDAAHLLTETAANALLKLLEEPPSYGRIVLIAPSRDTLLSTLASRALEVPFGPVPEEKLLPFTQDPELLAYAAGAPGRLFRALADPEAHRARMERARQALKAPPLARLALLRELLAEEEGFFALHALLRERPRALLALESAREALEGYVNPELVLARLALDLEA, translated from the coding sequence ATGGCTCTACACGCGCCTCACCCGGGGGGAGTAATCGGGCACGAGGGGATTTTGGCCCTCTTGCCCCGCCTTGCCGCCCACACCCTGCTCTTTTCCGGGCCTGAGGGGGTGGGGCGGCGCACCGTGGCCCGCTGGTACGCCCTGGGCCTCAACCGGGGCTTCCCCCCGCCCCCCTTGGCGGAGCACCCCGACCTCCTGGAGATCGGGCCCAAGGAGCGGGGCCTAAGGGGGGAGAGGGAGGTGCGGCTGGAGGAGGTGGAGCCCCTTTTTGCCTGGTTCGCCACCCACCCCCGGGAGCGGGTGAAGGTGGCCATCCTCGATGCCGCCCACCTCCTTACCGAGACGGCGGCCAACGCCCTCCTCAAGCTCCTGGAAGAGCCTCCTTCCTACGGGCGCATCGTCCTCATCGCCCCCAGCCGGGACACCCTCCTCTCCACCCTGGCCAGCCGGGCCCTGGAGGTACCCTTCGGCCCCGTGCCGGAGGAGAAGCTTCTTCCCTTCACCCAAGACCCGGAGCTTCTGGCCTACGCCGCCGGGGCCCCGGGGCGGCTTTTCCGTGCCCTGGCTGACCCGGAGGCCCATCGGGCCCGGATGGAGCGGGCCCGCCAGGCCCTTAAGGCGCCGCCCTTGGCCCGGCTTGCGCTGTTGCGGGAGCTCTTGGCGGAAGAGGAGGGGTTTTTTGCCCTCCACGCCCTCCTCAGGGAAAGGCCCAGGGCCCTTTTGGCCCTGGAGTCCGCCCGCGAGGCCCTGGAGGGCTACGTGAACCCTGAGCTGGTCCTGGCCCGCTTGGCCTTAGACTTAGAAGCATGA
- a CDS encoding metallophosphoesterase family protein, translating to MRYLVLSDIHGNWPALEAVLEAAPPFDRVLFLGDAVGYYPDGDRVLDWLREVEALCVLGNHDAWLLALDQLPLEGAVMEILAWQRARLSQAHLAFLASWPWQREVEGALLVHGSPCDPLEYLDELELAREGFRCTEARLAFHGHTHLAGAFLELTGPRPWVRYQSFAQGGELLLPPTVRALVNPGSVGQPRDRVPGAAFALWEGNQVEFFRIAYPAERVAQRLREEGFPEWLYTRLTRGE from the coding sequence GTGCGCTACCTGGTCCTCTCGGACATCCACGGGAATTGGCCCGCCCTGGAAGCCGTGCTGGAGGCGGCTCCCCCCTTTGACCGGGTTCTCTTCCTGGGGGATGCGGTGGGCTACTACCCCGATGGGGACCGGGTGCTGGACTGGCTTAGGGAGGTGGAAGCCCTTTGCGTCTTGGGCAACCATGACGCCTGGCTTCTGGCCTTAGACCAGCTTCCCCTAGAGGGGGCGGTGATGGAGATCCTGGCCTGGCAACGGGCGCGCTTGTCCCAGGCCCACCTTGCCTTCCTCGCTTCCTGGCCCTGGCAAAGGGAGGTGGAGGGGGCGCTTTTGGTCCACGGGAGCCCCTGTGACCCCCTGGAGTACCTGGACGAGCTGGAACTCGCCCGGGAGGGCTTCCGCTGCACCGAGGCCCGGCTCGCCTTCCACGGCCACACCCACCTGGCGGGAGCCTTTTTGGAGCTCACCGGCCCCAGGCCTTGGGTGCGCTACCAGAGCTTCGCCCAGGGGGGGGAGCTCCTCCTTCCCCCCACGGTGCGGGCTTTGGTCAACCCTGGCTCCGTGGGTCAGCCCCGCGACCGGGTGCCGGGGGCGGCCTTCGCCCTGTGGGAGGGAAACCAGGTGGAGTTCTTCCGCATAGCCTACCCTGCGGAGCGGGTGGCCCAGCGCCTTAGGGAGGAGGGGTTTCCCGAATGGCTCTACACGCGCCTCACCCGGGGGGAGTAA